From Candidatus Thermoplasmatota archaeon, the proteins below share one genomic window:
- a CDS encoding SRPBCC family protein, producing MQRERFEVAADIARARTLPAEAFTDPAFLALEIERLFPRAWLLVPERSPHEARDDPRSLADLVRRRGARAPTSLLDKPFFLQRDWDGALRMFPNVCTHAWHTLVAGPGREKAITCPQHGRQFDCAGKFVHQPGFEKVEAFPSPDDDLRALPAGEWGGLLFASIGAPAQTLEATLAPVAASLGALDLAALAPRRMDVEARELAGNWKQHAWNYLDALHIPFIHRKPGGLADALDLASYATEIHGDAVLQWAWAKDPAHGLAPDQVAERFRHPTKRVFALWWFVWPNLTLNVYPWGLSINAYMPVPGKPHRTYFLWYHRVLDASKYAERERTWMMTEVDDEDVDALSQTARGAASGFAPRGRFAPETERGPHWFHRRVFESVFTASG from the coding sequence GTGCAGCGCGAGCGATTCGAAGTGGCGGCGGACATCGCGCGGGCGAGGACGCTTCCCGCGGAGGCGTTCACGGACCCCGCGTTCCTCGCGCTCGAGATCGAGCGTCTCTTCCCGCGCGCCTGGCTCCTCGTGCCCGAGCGCAGCCCCCACGAGGCCCGCGACGACCCGCGCTCGCTCGCGGACCTCGTTCGCCGCCGAGGCGCCCGCGCGCCGACGAGCCTCCTCGACAAGCCGTTCTTCCTCCAGCGCGATTGGGACGGCGCGCTCCGGATGTTCCCGAACGTCTGCACCCATGCGTGGCACACGCTCGTCGCGGGCCCGGGCCGCGAGAAGGCGATCACCTGCCCGCAGCACGGGCGGCAATTCGACTGCGCGGGGAAGTTCGTCCACCAGCCCGGCTTCGAGAAGGTCGAGGCGTTCCCCTCCCCGGACGACGACCTCCGCGCCCTTCCGGCCGGAGAATGGGGCGGCCTCCTTTTCGCGTCGATCGGCGCGCCCGCGCAAACCCTCGAAGCGACGCTTGCGCCGGTCGCGGCCTCGCTCGGCGCGCTCGACCTCGCCGCGCTCGCGCCGCGCCGCATGGACGTCGAGGCTCGGGAGCTTGCGGGCAACTGGAAGCAGCACGCGTGGAACTACCTGGACGCGCTCCACATCCCGTTCATCCACCGCAAGCCCGGAGGCCTCGCGGACGCGCTCGACCTCGCAAGCTACGCGACCGAGATCCACGGCGACGCGGTCCTCCAGTGGGCGTGGGCGAAGGACCCCGCGCACGGTCTCGCGCCCGATCAGGTCGCCGAGCGCTTCCGCCACCCGACGAAGCGCGTTTTCGCGCTCTGGTGGTTCGTGTGGCCGAACCTGACGCTCAATGTCTACCCGTGGGGCCTCTCGATCAACGCCTACATGCCGGTGCCGGGGAAGCCGCATCGCACGTACTTCCTGTGGTACCACCGCGTTCTCGACGCGTCGAAATACGCCGAGCGCGAGCGGACGTGGATGATGACCGAGGTGGACGACGAGGACGTGGACGCGCTTTCGCAGACCGCGCGCGGCGCCGCTTCCGGCTTCGCG